TCCTTGCTCAGCACATACACCTCAGCCGTGAAGTGCGTGTGCGGCGTGATCGAACCCGGCTTGGCCAGCACCTGACCACGCTCCACGTCTTCACGCTTCGTGCCGCGCAGCAGGATACCCACGTTGTCACCCGCCTGGCCCTGATCCAGCAGCTTGCGGAACATTTCCACGCCCGTGCACGTCGTCTTCGCCGTCGCCTTGATCCCGACGATCTCGATTTCCTCGCCGACCTTGATCACGCCACGCTCGACACGACCCGTCACCACCGTACCGCGGCCCGAGATCGAGAACACGTCTTCCACCGGCATCAGGAACGAACCATCCACCGCGCGCTCCGGCGTCGGGATGTACGTGTCCAGCGCGTCGGCCAGGTTCATGATCGCCACTTCGCCCAGCTCGCCCTTGTCGCCCTCGAGCGCCAGTTTCGCCGAACCCTTGATGATCGGCGTGTCGTCGCCCGGGAAGTCGTACTTCGAGAGCAGCTCGCGCACTTCCATTTCCACCAGCTCGAGCAACTCCGCGTCGTCCACCATGTCGCACTTGTTCAGGAACACGATGATGTACGGCACACCCACCTGACGCGCCAGCAGGATGTGCTCACGCGTTTGCGGCATCGGGCCGTCCGCCGCCGAGCACACCAGGATCGCGCCGTCCATCTGCGCCGCGCCCGTGATCATGTTCTTCACATAGTCCGCGTGACCCGGGCAGTCAACGTGGGCGTAGTGGCGGTTCGCCGTCTCGTACTCCACGTGCGCCGTGTTGATCGTGATGCCGCGCGCCTTTTCTTCCGGCGCTGCGTCGATCTGGTCGTACGCCTTCGCTTCTCCGCCGAACTTCGCGGTCAGCACCGTCGTGATCGCCGCCGTCAGCGTGGTCTTGCCGTGGTCAACGTGACCGATCGTGCCCACGTTCACGTGCGGCTTGGTCCGTTCGAATTTACCTTTAGCCATGTTTCTCTTCTTTCAAAAAAGTTGATCGGCGCTTGCGTTGCCGAATGATTACTTCGCCTTCGCGTTGATGATCGCTTCGGAGACGTTGCGCGGCGCTTCGGCGTAGTGCTTGAACTCCATCGTATACGTTGCGCGGCCCTGCGTGAGGGAGCGCAGCGACGTCGAGTAACCGAACATTTCCGACAGCGGCACTTCTGCGCGGACGATCTTGCCGCCGCCCACCATGTCTTCCATGCCCTGCACGATGCCGCGACGGCCCGACAGATCGCCCATCACGTTGCCCATGTAGTCTTCCGGCGTTTCCACTTCGACGGCCATCATCGGCTCGAGGATCACCGGGCTGGCTTTACGCATCGCTTCCTTGAACGCCATCGAGCCGGCCATGCGGAACGCGTTTTCGTTCGAGTCAACGTCGTGGTACGAACCGAACGTCAGGTGGACCTTCACGTCGACGACCGGGAAGCCAGCCAGAACACCGGCCTTCAGCGTTTCCTGAATGCCCTTGTCGACAGCCGGAATGTATTCGCGAGGAATCACGCCGCCCTTGATCTCGTCGAGGAATGTATAGCCCTTGCCCTGCTCGTTCGGCTCGAGCGTGATGACCGCGTGGCCGTACTGGCCGCGGCCGCCCGACTGCTTGACGAACTTGCCTTCGACGTCCGCCGCCGTGCTGCGGATCGTCTCGCGGTACGCCACCTGCGGCTTGCCGACGGTCGCTTCCACGCCGAATTCACGCCTCATCCGGTCAACCAGAATTTCGAGGTGCAGTTCGCCCATGCCCGAAATAATGGTCTGGCCCGACTCTTCGTCCGTTTGCACGCGGAACGACGGGTCTTCCTGCGCGAGGCGGTTCAGCGCCATGCCCATCTTTTCCTGGTCAGGCTTCGTCTTCGGCTCGACAGCCTGCGAAATCACCGGCTCCGGGAAAATCATGCGCTCGAGCACGATCGGGTTAGCCGGATCGCAGAGCGTGTCGCCCGTCGTCGCTTCCTTCAGGCCGACCGCAGCAGCGATATCGCCAGCGCGAACTTCCTTGATTTCTTCACGCTGGTTAGCGTGCATCTGCAGAATACGGCCGAGGCGCTCCTTCTTGCCTTTGGTCGAATTCAGCACGGTATCGCCCGAATTCACGACGCCCGAATAGACCCGGAAGAAGATCAGTTGACCAACGAACGGGTCGGTCATGATCTTGAACGCGAGCGACGAGAACTTCTCTTCGTCGGATGCCTTGCGCTCCGCGGCTTCGCCGCTTTCAAGCTCGCCCTTCACCGGCGGAATATCGACCGGCGACGGCAGGAAGTCGATCACGGCGTCGAGCATACGCTGCACGCCCTTGTTCTTGAACGCAGTACCGCACAGCA
The nucleotide sequence above comes from Paraburkholderia sp. SOS3. Encoded proteins:
- the tuf gene encoding elongation factor Tu; its protein translation is MAKGKFERTKPHVNVGTIGHVDHGKTTLTAAITTVLTAKFGGEAKAYDQIDAAPEEKARGITINTAHVEYETANRHYAHVDCPGHADYVKNMITGAAQMDGAILVCSAADGPMPQTREHILLARQVGVPYIIVFLNKCDMVDDAELLELVEMEVRELLSKYDFPGDDTPIIKGSAKLALEGDKGELGEVAIMNLADALDTYIPTPERAVDGSFLMPVEDVFSISGRGTVVTGRVERGVIKVGEEIEIVGIKATAKTTCTGVEMFRKLLDQGQAGDNVGILLRGTKREDVERGQVLAKPGSITPHTHFTAEVYVLSKDEGGRHTPFFNNYRPQFYFRTTDVTGSIELPKDKEMVMPGDNVSITVKLIAPIAMEEGLRFAIREGGRTVGAGVVAKIIE
- the fusA gene encoding elongation factor G — translated: MARKTPIERYRNIGISAHIDAGKTTTTERILFYTGVNHKIGEVHDGAATMDWMEQEQERGITITSAATTAFWKGMGGNYPEHRINIIDTPGHVDFTIEVERSMRVLDGACMVYCAVGGVQPQSETVWRQANKYKVPRLAFVNKMDRTGANFFKVYDQLKTRLKANPVPVVVPIGSEESFKGVVDLLKMKAIIWDEASQGTKFDYIDIPAELVDTCNEWREKMIESAAEASEELMEKYLGGEELSEAEIVKALRDRTIACEIQPMLCGTAFKNKGVQRMLDAVIDFLPSPVDIPPVKGELESGEAAERKASDEEKFSSLAFKIMTDPFVGQLIFFRVYSGVVNSGDTVLNSTKGKKERLGRILQMHANQREEIKEVRAGDIAAAVGLKEATTGDTLCDPANPIVLERMIFPEPVISQAVEPKTKPDQEKMGMALNRLAQEDPSFRVQTDEESGQTIISGMGELHLEILVDRMRREFGVEATVGKPQVAYRETIRSTAADVEGKFVKQSGGRGQYGHAVITLEPNEQGKGYTFLDEIKGGVIPREYIPAVDKGIQETLKAGVLAGFPVVDVKVHLTFGSYHDVDSNENAFRMAGSMAFKEAMRKASPVILEPMMAVEVETPEDYMGNVMGDLSGRRGIVQGMEDMVGGGKIVRAEVPLSEMFGYSTSLRSLTQGRATYTMEFKHYAEAPRNVSEAIINAKAK